The sequence below is a genomic window from Desulfovibrio oxyclinae DSM 11498.
TGGCACTGATGGGGGCGCGGGGGACGACCTTGCGGTCCTGACGGGAGTACCCGTAGTAGGGAACCACCGCGGTGACCCGGGAGGCGCTGGCGCGCTTGAGCGCGTCGAGCATCAGGCAGAGTTCCATGAGGTGGTAGTTGACCGGGGAGCAGATGGGCTGGACAACGAACACGTCGTCGCCGCGGACGTTTTCCCCGATTTCGATGCGAATCTCACCGTCGCTGAAGGTTTCCCGCAGTGCGGGAGACAGCTTGCAGCCGAGATGCTCGCAGATGGCCTCTGCAAGCTTGGTGTTGGCGGATCCGCTGATGATTTTCAATTCGCCGTGCATGGACTTTCGCCCCCTGAAAGAAATTATGGCTGGGATGGCAGGACTCGAACCTGCGAATGACGGGACCAAAACCCGTTGCCTTGCCAACTTGGCTACACCCCAGTATTGATCAGAGCATGTTTTCCCACACGCCGCAGCCCTTGGCCCGGGCGAGTTCTGCCGCCCGTTTCATGGCTTTCTCGGTTCGGAAAAGTGCGAATACGCTGGAACCCGAACCACTCATGGCTGCCGCGCGGGCACCCTCGCGAAAGAATAATTCCTTGATTTTCCGGATAGCTGGATGCGCCCGGAAAACCGGCTCCTCAAAGTCGTTGGCAACAATGAGGTGCGCCGCGGGAGTCGAGTTCTTATTATCGTCATTTGCGCTTGTCAAGGGCTGGCCGGTTTTCCTTTTCGCAGGCAGGCAGGTGCGGTCCCATTCTCCGTAGGCCCAGCCGGTATTCACGTGAATACCGGGGTTGGCGACAAGCAGGTAGGTCCCGGAAAGGTCGGTTTCGGCTTTTGTCAGCCGTTCGCCGATGCCCTCGGCCCATGCGGGCACCCCGTCAAGAAAGAAGGGGACGTCCGCGCCGAGCCGGGTCGCGACCCGGTGCAGCCTGTCCTCGCCGAGGCCGTTGTTCTGTGCGTTCTGCTCCAGCCAGCGCAGCAGGGCGGCCGCGTCCGTGCTGCCACCGCCGAGTCCGGCTCCCATGGGAATACCTTTGTTCAGCGTGACGTGCATGGCGGGCGCCGGTCCTCCTGCCTCGCCGTAAGCTGCCCATGCGCGGTGCACGAGGTTGTCCGGCCCTTCGATGTCCTCATGCCCTGGGCAGCTCAGGGAGAATTCGGCGGCGGGCTCAATGCGCAATTCGTCGCACGGCAGCGGCACTGGCAGAAACAGCGTGCGGAGTTCGTGATATCCGTCCTCGCGCAGGTCCAGCAGTTCAAGGGTCAGGTTGACCTTGCACGGGGCAGTGAGGGTGACGTTCATGGCATGAAAAAAGGGAGGGACCCGGAGGCCCCTCCCTGTGTCGGTTATTCGTCGAAGGGGATGGAGACGAAGATGGTGCGGCCCTGACGCTTGACGAAGAGCATGATCGCGCCGCGGTCCTGTGCTTCCTCAAGGGCACCGCGCAGATCGCTCACGCTGTTCATGTCTTCCTGGTTGGCCTGAAGGATCACGTCGCCCTGACGCAGGCCGTTGCGCTGTGCCGGGGAGTTGGCGGTGACGCCTGTGATGACGAGTCCCATGGGGCTTTCCAGTCCGAGGGCGCGGGCTTCCTGCTCCGTGGTCACCGGGCGCAGGGTGATGCCCAGTTCGCCGGACTTTTCGTCCTTGGGCGGGCGGGTGCCTTCGGGACCGGCCTTCTTGGCCTGATCGGAACGATCGCCGAGCACCACGGTTCGCTTGATGGTCTCGCCGTTTCGCCACAGCTTGAGGTGAGCCTTCTCACCGGGCTTGAGGCCTGCGATCTTGCGCAGCAGGTCGTTGTTGTCCTCGACCGGCTGGCCGTTCACGCCGATGATGACGTCGCCCTGCTTAACTCCGGCCTTTCCAGCCGGATCTTCGGGGAAGACCTGCGCCACGAGTGCGCCCATGGGCTTTTCCAGTCCGAGCGCCTTGGCATCGGTCTCGGAAAGGCCGCGGATGCTCACGCCGAGCCAGCCGCGCTTGATGGACTTGCCGCTCTTGAGCTGGGCGATGATGTCGGAGGCCATGTTGGCCGGGATGGCGAAGCCGAGCCCCTCACCGGAGGGAATGATGGCGGTGTTGATGCCGATGACCCGTCCGTTGAGGTCCACGAGCGGTCCGCCTGAGTTGCCGGGGTTGATGCTGGCGTCGGTCTGCAGGAAGTCGTCGAACGGTCCTGCGCCGAGGATTCTGCCCTTGGCGCTGATGATTCCCTGCGTCACGGTATGGCCGAGGCCGAACGGGTTGCCGATGGCCAGCACCCAGTCGCCCACTTGGGCCGTGTCGGAGTCGCCGAAGGCCAGAACCGGCAGCTTGCGGTCCGCCTCGATCTTGAGCAGAGCGAGGTCGGTTTCGGGGTCTCCGCCTACGACGTCCGCTTCATATTCCTTTCTTTCTCCCTGTAGGCGCACGGTCACCTTGTCCGCGTTCTGGATGACGTGGTTGTTGGTGACGACGTATCCGTCAGGGGAGATGATGAATCCTGAGCCGAGAGAACTCTGTTTTCGGGGCTGATTGGGCATTTGGCCGCCGAAAAAGCGATCGAAGAACTCGCGGAAAGGATGTCCTTCAGGCAGTTGTTCCTGATTGAAGAACTGTTGCATCTGGCCGCCGCTGCTCGTGCTTTCCGTGCTGATGTTTACCACAGCACGTCCCGCCGAGGCGGCGAGGTCGGTAAAGACGGGCAGTGTCGCCTTGGCCAGCGCCAGAGCGGGCATGGCCATGATGATTACCGCGGCAAGCGCCAGCGGCTGGAGTTTGCGAATCATGAAGTCCTCCTGAACTACTTGAAAACGGTAGAAAGGGCATTGCTACCCTGATCAGACAGTATAAGCCGTCGCTCGCATTTGTAAATAGGTGCGGCGGTATTGATTGCGTCTGTCCGGCGCGGCGGACTGCATTACGGCTAGACAGCTCTGCCCCTGCGCATGATTCTGAAAAGGAACAGGAAGGGGATCAGTGCGCCCGCCACACCGGCGGCAGAGATGAACATCGGCTTGGAATCCCAAGGGATTGTAATGATTTCCATGGCGATGGCACCGACGATGAAAAAGAAGAAGGTGATGACCGAGGCCGCGGTGCCGGTGTCGGTGTTGACCTGCTCCAGAATCACGTGGTTGCTCAGGGGCCTGCTCAGGCCGAGGAAGAACGTATATCCGAACATGGGCATCGCGAAGCTTGCGGCCGTATCGCCCACGGAAAGATAGATGGCTGCGGCGGACAGGATCATGCCGGTGAAGGACATGATCAGCAACTGTTTGGAGTCGAAGGTTACGCAGAGCCTTGAGCAGAGGAAGGAGCCGAGCATCAGCGCCAGCGCGTTGAAGGCAAAGTAGAGGCCGTAGGTCTGCTCGCTCATGCCGAAACTGCCGATGTAAATCTCTGCGGAGCCGCCAATGAAGCAGAAGAAGGCGAATCCGGCCATGGAAAAGGCAATGGAGTAGCCCATGAACGCGCCGTTGCGCGCGAGCCTGCCGTATCGCCGCATGGCTTCTCCCACGCCGCCGGTGCCCATTTCCTCCAGCGGTTCCTTGAGCCGGAGCGAGCCGATGAGCGCGGGAAGGGCCAGTATGGACTGGGAAATGAATATACCGCGCCATGAAACGAATTCCAGCAACAGGGCGCCGAGTGTCGGGGCCACCATGGGGCACAGGGGCACGATGACGCCGATATAGGCCAGCAGCTTCTTGCGCTTATCGCCTTCGTACAGATCCTTGACCAGCGCCAGCGCCACCGAGGAGGCGGCGGCCGCGCCCATGGCCTGCACCGCGCGGGCGAGCACGAGTATCGTGATTCCGGGTGAGACTGCGCACAACAGGCTGCCCCCTATATAAAGGGATATGCCTCCGAGCAACACCGGGCGCCGGCCGTGGCGGTCGGAGAGCGGGCCGTGGATGAGCAGGAACAGGCTGAATGTCACGAAGAACGAGACCAGTGACAGGTTCGCCTGCGCAGGCGAAATGCCCCACGTGTCGCACAGTGTGGGCAATGCGGGCAGATACATGTCCGTGGAGAGCGCGGGAAAAGCCGCGAGAAGCATGATGAGAATAAAATGGTGCATAATCTGTTTTTCGCTGAACTGAGCTATCGACCCGATCCGGGCCTTGGGAAGCCGTTTGGCCTCAAGATGGTTGAGAGCGCAACTTGTATGCCTCTGCGTCGGCATCGTCAACCGGCAAGACGTGAATTGCGGGAATCTGTTGGGTGACGGGCTCTGGCAGGCAGCGACATTGTATCGCTTTCATTCGGGAAAAGGCTTGACCATGGAAACGAGCATGTATATCAAAACCCACACCACGTGCCCCCGTAGCTCAGTAGGATAGAGCACAGGATTCCTAATCCTGGTGCCGCGTGTTCGAATCGCGCCGGGGGCACCACAATGAAGACAACCCGCTTTCCCTTGGAGAGCGGGTTTTTCGCTTTGTGTGTCAGTTTAAACGTAAAAGCCGGTTTACCGGCTTTTTAGGTACTGGTGGTTTCGCCGTGTTTTTCTGTCGATGCAGCGAGAATAATGCTGCATAACATTATTTGGATAATACATAATTTCGGATGATCATATTGAAAGTC
It includes:
- the ispE gene encoding 4-(cytidine 5'-diphospho)-2-C-methyl-D-erythritol kinase — protein: MNVTLTAPCKVNLTLELLDLREDGYHELRTLFLPVPLPCDELRIEPAAEFSLSCPGHEDIEGPDNLVHRAWAAYGEAGGPAPAMHVTLNKGIPMGAGLGGGSTDAAALLRWLEQNAQNNGLGEDRLHRVATRLGADVPFFLDGVPAWAEGIGERLTKAETDLSGTYLLVANPGIHVNTGWAYGEWDRTCLPAKRKTGQPLTSANDDNKNSTPAAHLIVANDFEEPVFRAHPAIRKIKELFFREGARAAAMSGSGSSVFALFRTEKAMKRAAELARAKGCGVWENML
- a CDS encoding DegQ family serine endoprotease; this translates as MIRKLQPLALAAVIIMAMPALALAKATLPVFTDLAASAGRAVVNISTESTSSGGQMQQFFNQEQLPEGHPFREFFDRFFGGQMPNQPRKQSSLGSGFIISPDGYVVTNNHVIQNADKVTVRLQGERKEYEADVVGGDPETDLALLKIEADRKLPVLAFGDSDTAQVGDWVLAIGNPFGLGHTVTQGIISAKGRILGAGPFDDFLQTDASINPGNSGGPLVDLNGRVIGINTAIIPSGEGLGFAIPANMASDIIAQLKSGKSIKRGWLGVSIRGLSETDAKALGLEKPMGALVAQVFPEDPAGKAGVKQGDVIIGVNGQPVEDNNDLLRKIAGLKPGEKAHLKLWRNGETIKRTVVLGDRSDQAKKAGPEGTRPPKDEKSGELGITLRPVTTEQEARALGLESPMGLVITGVTANSPAQRNGLRQGDVILQANQEDMNSVSDLRGALEEAQDRGAIMLFVKRQGRTIFVSIPFDE
- a CDS encoding Bcr/CflA family efflux MFS transporter, whose translation is MHHFILIMLLAAFPALSTDMYLPALPTLCDTWGISPAQANLSLVSFFVTFSLFLLIHGPLSDRHGRRPVLLGGISLYIGGSLLCAVSPGITILVLARAVQAMGAAAASSVALALVKDLYEGDKRKKLLAYIGVIVPLCPMVAPTLGALLLEFVSWRGIFISQSILALPALIGSLRLKEPLEEMGTGGVGEAMRRYGRLARNGAFMGYSIAFSMAGFAFFCFIGGSAEIYIGSFGMSEQTYGLYFAFNALALMLGSFLCSRLCVTFDSKQLLIMSFTGMILSAAAIYLSVGDTAASFAMPMFGYTFFLGLSRPLSNHVILEQVNTDTGTAASVITFFFFIVGAIAMEIITIPWDSKPMFISAAGVAGALIPFLFLFRIMRRGRAV